From the genome of Apodemus sylvaticus chromosome 3, mApoSyl1.1, whole genome shotgun sequence, one region includes:
- the LOC127680625 gene encoding 60S ribosomal protein L38-like has product MPQKIEEIKDFLLTARRKDAKSVKIKKNKDNVKFKVRCSRYLYTLVITDKEKAEKLK; this is encoded by the coding sequence ATGCCTCAGAAAATTGAGGAAATCAAGGACTTTCTGCTCACAGCCCGGCGGAAGGATGCCAAATCTGTAAAGATCAAGAAGAACAAGGATAATGTGAAATTCAAGGTTCGCTGCAGCAGGTACCTGTACACCCTGGTCATCACAGACAAGGAGAAGGCGGAGAAGCTAAAGTAG